From bacterium:
TCAACTCCACGGCCAGCCAGACCCCCATGAAGACCGCGACAAAGCCCAGGGTGTCGCTGGAGACGGGCAGGTGGATAAGGGAGGCCAGTTTCTCTCCGGCCAGTTGGTGATAGTTGGCCGCGGCGATCAGGCCCAGGCAGAGCGCCAGGGTGGCGAACAGTTCCTTGACCAGCCCTTTCCAGAAACCCCGTAGAATGAAAGTGGCCAGGAACAGGATGACGATGCCGTCGATCACGGTCATTCGGATTCCTCCGGAACTGGTGTTTGGAGCGGTTTCTAACGCCGCATATATTACTCGCGGGCCTTGACTTTGTCAATGCGCCTGGCTATGTTCAGATAACCGTGGGAACACTCTGGGGGCGACATGGTTTCGACGGGGACAGGGAAGGGTATGACAGCATGCCGGGGCCCCGTGCCTCGTTAAAAAACGGGAAAAATCACAACTGCCAACGACAACTTGGCTCTGGCTGCCTAACTAAGGCATCCACGTTCGTCACAGGATCCCCGCCCGTGGAGCGGTGACGAACGCCGAAAAAGCGGGCTGGCCCGACCGGATGCCGGTGACGGGAGGGCGAGAACTTCACCGGATGGTCTGAGGTGGACTGGCCGACGTAGTCCACCGATGACGACAACCTGAACGCCGGCTAAGCATGTAGCGGTTGTATTCGTCCGGTCTTCGGACGTGGGTTCGATGCCCACCGCCTCCACCATCTTGAGAGAGCAGCCTTTCCGCCGGACAAGGGAAAGGCTGCTCTTCTTTAACCCCGAGCCGGCGCTATGACCGATTTCTCGAAAAGATCCTCACGCTATGAGCAGAACTCGCTGGTGCAGAAATCAGCGGCCCAGACCCTGATCGCGCTGCTGGCGATCGGGGCAGAGGAGGACGTCCTCGACCTGGGCTGCGGCAGCGGAGGGCTGACCAAGACCCTGCGCGGCCTCACACGCGGACGGGTGCTGGGCGTGGACAGCGCCGCGGGCATGCTGGCCCAGGCACGGCAGAACTCGGGGGATGACAGCATCGAGTTCGTGCAGTCCGAGGCCGGTGGGATGGATTTCGACAGACAGTTCGATATCGTGTTCTGCAACTCGGCTTTCCAGTGGTTCCGTGAGCCTGCCCCGGCTCTGGAGGCAATCCGTCGGGCGCTGCGTCCCGGCGGGCGGGTCGGGGTGCAGGCCCCGGCCACCCGCAACTACTGCCCGAATTTCCTGCGCGCCGTGGCCGCGGCCTGGGAAGACCCTGACCTGGCCCCATTCCTGGCGGCTTTCGACCCGCCCTGGCTGTTCCTGGACACCGAACGGCAGTACAGCGAGCTTTTCCAGGCCCACGGCTTCAGGGTCACGCATTGCCGTCTCGAGACAATCCGCGGCGAGTACGCCGCGGCCCAGGCCCTGGCCATCTTCTCCACCGGCGCCGCGGCCGGCTACCTCAACCCGGCCTGCTACCGCACGGCACTGCCCGGCTGGTATGCGGAGCGGTTCCTTGAGCGTGTCGGTGCGGATTTTTCCGCCCAGGCGAAAGGCGGGGACAGGCTGGAGCTGGTTTTCACCCGTATTTTCCTCACCGCGGTTCGAAACTGAACGGTTTTTACGAAATCATCTCTGTATCCCTGCTATTCCTTTCATCGTTTCCTGCCCGTTCTTTTCCTGCAACACAACCCTGATCTTCACGTTAATAGTGCATCCGACAGGGTTGGGTTATCGCAACAATGTTTAATTTCCTGCAAGAAAAAAACCGCCCTCACTGGACAACCTGCCGGAAATTGTGTAAACTTTTTGAAAAGCCATGTAAAGCCTGCCCTGATACAGATTGCCTTTAAGCCCCAGAGCATCCTAAGTCGCCGAATGACAGAACAACTCAGGGGATCGGACTGTTGCTCAAACCAGTTAAAAACCACATACACCTGATACTGTTGCTGCTCATTGTCCTCGGCTTGGGCGGGAAATTTCTCTGGAACCTGGAGTACAACACCGGCTACACACCGGACCAGCCGATTCCTTTCTCACACAAGCTGCACGCCGGCGACTACAAGATGGACTGCCTGTACTGCCACGCCTCGGCCGAGAAAGGCCCTCACGCCACGATCCCCCCGATGAATGTCTGCCTGGGCTGCCACTCGGTGATCGCGGTCACGAAGGACAACATCAAGAAAATGACCCAGATGTACAACGACGGCGAAGTCATGCCCTGGGTGCGGGTGCACCGTCTGCCGGACCATGTCTATTTCAACCACAAGTGGCACCTTAACGCTGGGGTGACCTGCCAGGAGTGCCACGGCCCGGTGGAGACAATGGCTGTGGTGGGCCAGGTTATGCGACTGGAGATGGGCGACTGCCTGGCCTGCCACCGCAAGCGCGACAAGAGCGATGCCTGGCTCGCCCTTCAGGACAGCCTGGGCACGGGGGGTTACCCGGTCATGGAGTACAAGAGCTATCCGTACCTTAAATATATCAGCCGGGCCACACTGTGGAGCGCCGAGGCCGCCGGCGAGCTGCCGGCAGTGAAAGCCGCACCGGCCAAGAGCGCCACCGGTGTTTTCCCGGAACAGAACGCTTTGACCCAGTGCAGCACCTGTCACCAGTGAAACGGGACCGGATCGGATAAAGCATGGAAAAACCAGCCGGATATTGGTCTGACATCGAGCAGTATGTCCGCGCGCAGGAGGCGGGGGCGGAGCATTACCGGCCGCTTTGCGGCGCGCCTGTGTCCACTGCGCCCGAGAAGGCCGGGGTGGGACGGCGCGATTTCCTCAAGCTGGGCGGCCTGGCCGCGGTGTTCTCGCTGGCCGGCTGCATGCAGCGCCCGGCCGAGAAAATCATCCCCTACCTGAACCGCCCCGAGGAGATTGTGCCCGGCGTGGCCAACTACTACGCCTCCAGTTGCGGCGGCTGCGCCATGACCTGCGGCCTGGTGGTCAAGGTGCGCGAGGGCCGTCCGATCAAGGTGGAGGGCAACCCGGACAACCCGTTCAATCGCGGGGTGCTCTGCGCCCGCGGCCAAGCCTCGGTGTTCGACCTCTACGACCCGGACCGCGCGCGAAAGCCGCTGCGCCGCACTGACCAAGGCGCCTGGGAGGAAAGCTCGTTCGCGGACCTGGACCGGGAAATCGCGGCCAAGCTGAAAGAGCGCAAAGGTGAGGTGGTGCTGCTGAGCGGCCCCTGGCACGGACCGGCGCGCAGCGCCCTGGCCGAACGGTTTGTCGCCGGGCTGGGCCCGGCCTCGCACGTGCGTTTCGCCCCGCTGCGCGACCATGCCTACGCCGCCTCGCGGCGGGTCTGTTTCGGCGACAAGGGGCAGTGCCGCTACCGTCTGGACCGCTCGCGCCTGACCCTGGCCCTGGGGGCTGACATTTTCGCCTCGGGACGGTTCTACCTGGAGGATCTGCGCCAGTTCACCGCCGGGCGTAACCCGGAATCAGGCGAGATGCCGCGTCTGGTGGCGTTCGAGCCTACAATGAGCGAAACCGGGGTGCTGGCAGATGAGCGCTACCCGGTGGCGACCCTTGATCTGCTGGCAGTGGCCGGCGCCCTGGTGAACCAGTTGCTGCTTATCATGAAAGTGTCGGCTTATGCCCAGGACAGCGCCCTGTGCGCCTCTTTCAGCCGTTTCGAGCCGGAGGCGGTGGAGAAACGCCTCGGTCTGCCCGAGGGTCTGATCGCCCGTCTGTCGGATGAGCTGTGGGCTGCGAGCGGAGCCTCTCTGGTCCTGACAGAGAATTTTTCGAACCAGTTCGACAGTGACAGCGCCCTGCACGCGGCCGGGCACCTGCTCAACTCTATCCTGGGCAACGAGGGGACGACTGTCGAAAGCGGCACAGTGGGCGACCAGCAGGACACCGACCCCTCAGAGGCGCTGGATGAGCTGGTGAAGCGGATGGACCGGGGTGAGGTCGCGGCGGTGATCATCGCCGGGACCAACCCGGCGTTCTACCTGCCTGAGGCGAGCGGGTTCAGCCGGGCGCTGCTCAATGTGCCGCTGCGGGTCTCCCTTTCCGAGCGGCTGGATGAGACCGCACGGCTCTGCCATTACGTTCTGCCGGGGCTGCACGCCCTGGAAAGCTGGGGCGACAGTGAGCCTCTGCGCGGGCTGTTCGTGTTCCAGCAGCCCACGATCTCACCCCTCTGGGAGAACCGTCAGGCCGAGGACAGCCTGCTGGCCCTGGGCGCGGCACTCGGCATTGGCGAATTCACAAACAATGAAAAAGCAGTTGCTTGGCGCGATTATTTAAAGATACACTGGAAAGAGATAATCTTCCCGGGCCTGGGCCTGTCCGCCGATTTCGAGGCGTTCTGGCTCGACTCACTCAAGAAAGGCCAAGCCGAGCTGGACCTGGGGGACACGCCGGCCGATCCACCCAAGCTGGACAGCGTGGCTGTGGCCGCGGCTCTGGGCGAGCTTGATGAAAGTACGCCGTCGGCGGAAGGGGAGTTTCAGCTCAGCCTGACCGCGGGCTCGGTGCACCTGGACGGCCGCTCGGTCAACAACCCCTGGCTGCTGGAGCTGCCGCACCCGGTGACCCGCATTACCTGGGACAATTATGTCTGTATCTCCCCGGCGGACGCCCTGGAACGGGGGCTGTCGGAGGGGGACCAGGTGCGCCTGAGCGTGGAGGGCGCGGAGGCTGTCCTGCCCGTGCATGTGAAACCGGGGCAGGCGAGGGGAGCTTTGACCGTGGATGTAGGCTGGGGACATGTCCCGGCCGGGGCCGAGGAGCAGATTCATGGAGTGAACGCATTCGCCCTGGCCGCGTTCGAGGGTGGGAGGCTTGCGTTCACCCGCCGCAAGGCCCGGCTCACGCCCACCGGCGAACGGGTCCGTCTGGCCTCGGTCCAGGGCAGCGCCGACACGCACGGACGGCCGATCGTGTTCGAGACCACGCTGGAGGAGTTCCGCCAGGACCCGCGGGCCGGGCAGTTCGAGCACGCCGGGGGCGGGCATACCGGGGAGCCATCCGCCCTGGGGCACTACCCGCGGGCCACGCTCTGGAAAGAGGATGAGCACCAGTATCCCGGCCACCGCTGGGGCATGCTGATCGACCTCAACCGCTGCAACGGCTGCGGGGCCTGCACCCTGGCCTGCCAGGTGGAAAACAACATCCCGTACGTGGGCCGGCGCGAGGTGCTGATGGGCCGCGAGATGCACTGGATCCGCGTGGACCGCTATTTCAGCGGCGACCCGTCCAACCCCGACTCCCTCTACCAGCCCATGCTCTGCCATCACTGCGGCCACGCCCCCTGCGAGACTGTCTGCCCGGTGCTGGCCACGGTGCACAATGACGAGGGCCTGAACCTGCAAGTCTACAACCGTTGCGTGGGCACGCGCTACTGCTCCAACAACTGCCCCTACAAAGTGCGGCGGTTCAATTACTTCGAGTTTTCGAAAGAGGCCTACGGTGAGAAGCCTCTCAATTTCACGCTCAACCCGGAAGTCACGGTGCGGGAGAAGGGCGTGATGGAAAAGTGCACGTTCTGCGTGCAGCGGATCCGCGAGGCGCGCTACCGGGCCAAGGAGAGAGGGACGCCGGTGCGGGATGGCGAGGTTGTCCCGGCCTGCGTGCAGACCTGCCCCACCGGCGCGCTGACCTTCGGGGATGTCAACAATCCGGAGAGCCGCATCTCGAAGCTCCTGGCCGAGCCGCGCGCGTTCCGGGCCCTGGAGGAGCTGAACACGCGCCCCCAGGTTTCGTACCTGACTCTGGTCCGTAACCGTGCGCCACGGAATAACACAAGTGAAAGCCATCAGCATGGATGAAACCACCCAGATAAGTCCGGACGCGGCTGAAAAAATCACCTCACCCGGCTGGCTGCCCGAGTCGATGGGTATGGCCCGGGTGACCGAGGATGTGCAGCGCCCGATGGACGCCCGCCCGGGACTGTTCTGGGCCATGCTGCTTTTCGCCGCGATGAGCCTGGCCGGGATGATGTTCCTGACCGTGGGCTGGCAGTTGCACAAGGGCCTGGGAATCCTGGGTATCAACCATCCGGTGATGTGGGGCTCGTACATCACCAATTTCGTGTTCTGGGTGGGCATCGGGCACGCGGGGACGCTGATCAGCGCGATCCTCCTTCTCTTCCGTCAGCGCTGGCGCAACCAGATCAACCGCACCGCCGAGGCGATGACCATCTTCGCCGTGATGACCGCCGGGCTGTTCCCGCTTCTCCACGTGGGGCGCACCTGGGTCGCCTACTGGCTGATCCCGTACCCCAACCACCGCGAGCTGTGGGTCAATTTCCGCTCGCCGCTCATCTGGGATGTTTTCGCGGTGAGCACCTATTTCGCGGTCTCGGCCATGTTCTGGTTCCAGGGCCTGATCCCCGATTTCGCCACCCTGCGCGACCGGGCGGTGAACAAGATCAAGAAATTCGTCTTCGGGGTGCTGGCCCTGGGTTGGAGCGGCTCCTCGCGCGACTGGAACAACTATGAGCGCGCCTACTGGCAGTTTGCCTGGCTGGCCACGCCGCTGGTGCTGTCGGTGCACAGTGTGGTGAGTTTCGATTTCGCCACCGCGCTCTTGCCCGGCTGGCACGCGACTATTTTCCCGCCGTATTTCGTGGCCGGGGCCATTTTCAGCGGCATGGCGATGGTGGTCACCCTGCTGGTGCTGATGCGCCGGGCCTACCACTTGGAGGATTATATCTCGCTGCGGCACCTGGAGATGATGAACAAGGTGATCCTGTTCACCTCGCTGCTGGTGGGCTACAGCTATGCGATGGAGTTTTTCACCGCCTGGTACAGCGAGGAGACCTACGAGCGCTTCGTGTTCATGAACCGGGCGACCGGCCCCTACTGGGCCACGATCTGGACCATGCTGATCTGTAACGTGTTCGTGCCGCAGCTTTTCTGGTTCAGGAAAATACGCCGCAGCCTCAGGGCCATGCTGGTTATCTCGATCCTGGTCAACGTAGGCATGTGGCTGGAGCGGTTCAACATCATCGTCACTTCTCTATCGCGCGAGTTCCTGCCCGCTAACTGGGGGCATTACAGCCTGACCGTTTTCGACTGGGCCGTACTGGTCGGCTCGTTCGGCTTCTTTTTCACGTTCTTCCTGCTCTTCATCAAGTTCTTCCCGGCGATCTCGATGTCCGAGACAAAGATGGTGCTGCTGAAACCGGGCGCGGGCGGAAAGAGGGCTGACCGATGAAAGCGCATAAGCTGTTGTTGGGCTATCTCGACACGCCTGAGCGGGCGCTGGAAGCGGCCGAGAAAGCCCGCCGGGCCGGGTTCAGCGGCCTGGACCTGTTCTCGCCCTACCCGGTGCACGGGTTCGAAGCGGCCCTGGACCTCAAGCCCTCCTGGGTGCCGTCGATAGCCAAGGTCATGTTGATCGCCGGGGCCGGGCTGGCGTTCCTTCTGCAGGCCTGGACCTCGGCGGTGGACTGGCCGATCAACGTGGGTGGCAAGCCGCTGGTCTCCTGGCCCGCGTTCATGCCGGTGGTGTTCGAGGGCGCGGTGCTGCTGGCCGGGCTGGCCACATTCATGAGCCTGATGCATTTCCTGCGCGCCTGGCCCGGCAAGCGCCCAGCCGTGGCGAGCAGGCGTCTTACGGTGGACCGTTTCGCCTTGGCGATCCCGGCGATGGATGAGGCCGACTGCGAACGGATTAAGGACTTTCTGAAAGGCTGTGGGATAGATGAGATCGAAATCCGGGAAAACTGAACACCTGGCTGTCCTGGCCCTGCTGCTCCTGGTTTCGGGCTGTTTCCGCGAGCGCACCCAGCGCGAGTGGGAGTACATGCCCGATATGTACCGCTCGGCGGCGATCAAGGCGCAGGAGGCTGACCCGGACGGCGCGAGCCTGATGCGTATGCCGCCCGAGGGCGCAGTGCCGCGCGAGACCGAAATCTACTGGCCTGCCGCAGCCGACACCCTGGCCGCCTACGCCATGGTGAACCCGCTTCCCGACAGCAAGGCGGTTCTGGAGACCGGAAAGAAATATTTCAATATCTATTGCATAGTCTGCCACGGGCCGCGCGGGGCAGGGGACGGCCCGGTGATCCCCAAGATGCCGCCGCCGCCGCCCTTGACCTCGGACAAGGTGTGCGCCTGGCCGGATGGCCGTATCCACCACGTGATCGTGCACGGCCAGGGCAACATGCCCTCGTACCGCAGCACGGTGGATGCCCCGACCCGCTGGGCCATAATCCGCTACCTGCGGGTTATCCAGCGCGCCGAGCATCCGCTGCCTGGGGATGAGGCCCTGCTGGCCGCCGATTCCTCGGCCGTGCAGAAATGATGCTTTCCCGGAACAGAACGGACCTTGAGCATGCATGAAGAGGAAAACATCCAGGTTCAGGATCCCGGACCGCTGCGGCCCAACCGTCCGCTGGACACGCTGCTGGCGGCGCTGGCCGCCGTGGGTGTCGTTGTGTTCATCGCCGGGCTGGGCGTGGACAGCACGCGGGTCTGGTACAATTACCTTCTGGAGTACTATTTCTTCCTGGCCCTGGGCCTGGCTGGTCTGGTGCTGACCGCAGTGCACTACGTGACCGGGGCCACCTGGTCGGTGACGGTGCGGCGCGTGGCCGAGGGCCTGAGCGCCTATCTGCCGTGGGCCCTGGCGCTCGGCCTGCCCCTGTTTTTCGCCGTGCCGAAGCTCTACACCTGGGCCCTGCCGGCCACGGTGCACATGTTCCATGAGAAGCACATCTACCTCAACCGGGCGTTCTACATGGGCCGCGAGGCGTTCGGCTTCGCGATCTGGCTGGGACTGGGTGCTGCAATCGTGCGCAACTCATTGCGCCAGGACAGAGGGGAGGGCTCGCTCGCCCTCTACAGCCGCAACCGCAAGCTGGCCCCGGCCTTTCTGATCCTGTTCGGCCTGACCTTCACTTTCGTTTCCGTGGACCTGCTGATGTCCCTGGATGAGAACTGGTACTCCACCATGTTCCCGGTCTACTGTTTCGCCGGGCTGTTCCTGAGCGGCCTGGCCCTGACCACGGTGCTGACCGTCTGCCTCCACCGCGCAGGCTATCTGGCCCAGGCGGTGCGTCCTCACCACCTGTACGACCTTGGCACCTGGATCATGGCGTTCTCCTGTTTCATGGTCTACATCGGGTTCTCGCAATACATGCTGATCTGGTACACCAACATGCCGGTCGAGATCGCCTATCTGCTCAAGCGCTCGACAGGCGGCTGGGGCTGGGTGTTCCTGCTGCTGCCGCTTCTCAAGTGGCTGCTGCCGTTCGTGGTGCTGATGCCGTCGAAACTGCGCGGCAACGAGACAGTGCTTCTTTTTGTGGGCCTGGGCGTGCTGGCCGGCCAGTGGCTGGATGTCTACTGGATGGTGGCGCCGGTGTTCTCCGAGACTTTGCGCCTGCCCGGCTGGATCGAGATCGGCCTGTTCCTGGGATTCGCCGGGGTGTTCGGTCTGGCGCTCAGGCGCTTTTACCGACGGCATTCGCTGGTGGCGTTCAACGACCCGCGTATCGAGGAATGCATGAAGGGCAGGTACCTGCATGTCTGAGTGGCTGAAAAAACTTCTGCCCCTGGCCTATCTGGCCATGCTGCTGATCGCGATCTACGCGGTCTATACCTCGTTCGGCAGCGGCTTGAAGCGCGGCGAGTTCACCGGCAAGTACTATCCGCCCGACACCCTGAAACCAGGAGCGGCCCTCAAGCCCAAGGATGAGGTGTTCCTGGTTGACCTGCTGGAGCCCACCCCGGAGATGCTTTCCTCAGGAAAGCAACTGTTCCAGCAGAACTGCGTGTCGTGCCACGGCTCGGAGGGCAAGGGCAATGGTCCAAAAGCCGCCGGGCTGAACCCGCCGCCGCGCAATTTCACGGCCGAGAAGTTCAAGAACGGGGCGGCCTCGCTCCAGATATACAACACCCTGGGGACAGGAGTGCCGGGCAGCAGCATGGCCTCGTTCAGCTTCCTCTCCGTGCGCGAGCGTATGGACCTGGCCCACTACGTGCGCACGTTCGTGCCCAACCCGCCGTCCAACCCTCAGGAGTTGGTGGACCAGTTGCCCAAGCCGTCCGGGGCCGGTGCTGCCACAGCGGCTGCGCCCTCCGCGGCAAACGCGGATTCGGCAAAAAAGCCGGAGAAGATCAAGCCCTTGCCTCTGGGACTGGCCGAAAGCCAGATTCTAAAAGAGGCTGCGGAAAAGGCGGGAGAAGAAACCAGAGTCGAAGTCCGGACGATAGAAAGCCGCCTCTGGGCCGAGCGCTGCGCAGTCTGCCACGGCGAGTCAGGGCAGGGGAGAGCCTATGCTCTGCGTGTTCCCAACACCGGCCTGATCTACGTCCGGACCAAGCCGCTGTCCGCTTATCACGGCCCGGCCCTGGACAGCCCGGAAGCCCTGGCGCGGTTCCTGGCCGCGGGTGTTCCCGGCCTGCCGGGGCACCGTTTCAGCGCTCTGGGGCAGGCCGCGGCCACTGAACTTCTGGACGGTATCCGTCAGAGCCAGACACACTGAGCACGGGACAAGGCTGATGAAACAGAGGCTCTTCATACTCTCCACCGCACTGCTCGCCGCCCTGGCCTGCGCCGGAGCACACCCGGGTGACATCACCAACTGGCTGCAGGCCCCGGCCTCGACCACCGCGGTCGAGGTGCGCCACAGCTTTTTCCTCACCCTGATACTGATCGCCCCGTTCCTGCTGGCCGCCGAGGGCCTGCTGCTGTTCGTGATCTTCCGTTTCCGGGCCAAGCCCGGACGAGAGCCGGCCAAATTCCACGAAAACACGCGCCTGGAGATCGCCTGGACAGTCGCACCGGCCCTGGTGCTTATCGTGATCGCGGTCTCCACCTACAAGCTGATCGAGAGTATCAACTACTCTCCGGCCAGCGATATCCAGGTCGAGGTCACGGGCCAGCGCTTTTTCTGGAAATACACCTACCCGGAGTACGGGTTGACTATCTCGGACGAGCCGCTGGTGGTGCCCGAGAACAAGGTGGTCACCCTGCTCGGCACGAGCGTGGATGTGATCCACTCCTGGTGGGTCCCGGCCTTGGGGATCAAAAAGGACGTGCTGCCGGGACGGATCACCGAGGCCTGGTTCAAGGCGCGCCGTGGAACATACAAGGGGCAGTGTGCCGAGTTGTGCGGCCCGCTGCACGCTGAAATGCTGATCGACGTTAAAGTTGTCTCTGAAGACGAGTTCAAGTCCTGGATCAGGTCCAAGCAGGCCGAGCTGGCCGTGCCGTCCGCCGCAGCGCCGGCGGATTCCTCCGCCGCCAAGCCCGCCGACTCGACCGGGACCGCCACGGGAAGACAGTGAGGGGTGCATCGATGAGCGATAGTCCTGAAAGGAAAAAATACCCGGCCTTTTTCGAGTGGCTCACCACCGGCGACCACAAGAAAATCGGTATCATGTACCTCTGGTTCGCCCTGTTCATGGCCCTGGTGGGCGGCGGGCTGGCCGGGGCGATCCGCGCCCAGCTCGCCAGTCCGGACAGCGGCCTGATGCGCCCGGAGCTGTACAACATGTCCATCTCGATGCACGCCACGCTGATGATCTTTTTCATGATCATCCCGGCGTGGGTCGGGTTCGGCAACTATTTCGTACCGCTGCTGATCGGGGCGCGGGACATGGCTTTCCCGCGGCTCAACGCTTTCGCGTTCTGGCTGGCCGTTCCGGCGGCGGTGCTGATTCTGAGTAGTTTCCTGGTCGTGGGCGGCTCGATCCAGACCGGCTGGACCGCCTATCCGCCCTTGTCGCTCAAGGCTTTCTCGGCCGGCGCGGGCACGGACATGTGGATACTGGGGATAATCATCGCCGGGACGGCCTCGGTGCTGGCGGCGATCAATTTCATTGTCACCACCGCCAACATGCGCGCCCCGGGGATGACCTGGCTCAAGATGCCGCTTTTTGTCTGGGCCTGGTTCGTCAACGCCACCCTGATCCTGATTGCCACGCCGGTGCTGAGCTCGGCACTGGCCATGCTGCTCACCGATCGTCTTTTCGGCACCACGTTCCTGACCGTGGGCTCGGGCGGCGACCCGCTCCTGTACCAGCACCTGTTCTGGTT
This genomic window contains:
- a CDS encoding methyltransferase domain-containing protein, which translates into the protein MTDFSKRSSRYEQNSLVQKSAAQTLIALLAIGAEEDVLDLGCGSGGLTKTLRGLTRGRVLGVDSAAGMLAQARQNSGDDSIEFVQSEAGGMDFDRQFDIVFCNSAFQWFREPAPALEAIRRALRPGGRVGVQAPATRNYCPNFLRAVAAAWEDPDLAPFLAAFDPPWLFLDTERQYSELFQAHGFRVTHCRLETIRGEYAAAQALAIFSTGAAAGYLNPACYRTALPGWYAERFLERVGADFSAQAKGGDRLELVFTRIFLTAVRN
- a CDS encoding cytochrome c family protein, whose amino-acid sequence is MLKPVKNHIHLILLLLIVLGLGGKFLWNLEYNTGYTPDQPIPFSHKLHAGDYKMDCLYCHASAEKGPHATIPPMNVCLGCHSVIAVTKDNIKKMTQMYNDGEVMPWVRVHRLPDHVYFNHKWHLNAGVTCQECHGPVETMAVVGQVMRLEMGDCLACHRKRDKSDAWLALQDSLGTGGYPVMEYKSYPYLKYISRATLWSAEAAGELPAVKAAPAKSATGVFPEQNALTQCSTCHQ
- a CDS encoding 4Fe-4S dicluster domain-containing protein encodes the protein MEKPAGYWSDIEQYVRAQEAGAEHYRPLCGAPVSTAPEKAGVGRRDFLKLGGLAAVFSLAGCMQRPAEKIIPYLNRPEEIVPGVANYYASSCGGCAMTCGLVVKVREGRPIKVEGNPDNPFNRGVLCARGQASVFDLYDPDRARKPLRRTDQGAWEESSFADLDREIAAKLKERKGEVVLLSGPWHGPARSALAERFVAGLGPASHVRFAPLRDHAYAASRRVCFGDKGQCRYRLDRSRLTLALGADIFASGRFYLEDLRQFTAGRNPESGEMPRLVAFEPTMSETGVLADERYPVATLDLLAVAGALVNQLLLIMKVSAYAQDSALCASFSRFEPEAVEKRLGLPEGLIARLSDELWAASGASLVLTENFSNQFDSDSALHAAGHLLNSILGNEGTTVESGTVGDQQDTDPSEALDELVKRMDRGEVAAVIIAGTNPAFYLPEASGFSRALLNVPLRVSLSERLDETARLCHYVLPGLHALESWGDSEPLRGLFVFQQPTISPLWENRQAEDSLLALGAALGIGEFTNNEKAVAWRDYLKIHWKEIIFPGLGLSADFEAFWLDSLKKGQAELDLGDTPADPPKLDSVAVAAALGELDESTPSAEGEFQLSLTAGSVHLDGRSVNNPWLLELPHPVTRITWDNYVCISPADALERGLSEGDQVRLSVEGAEAVLPVHVKPGQARGALTVDVGWGHVPAGAEEQIHGVNAFALAAFEGGRLAFTRRKARLTPTGERVRLASVQGSADTHGRPIVFETTLEEFRQDPRAGQFEHAGGGHTGEPSALGHYPRATLWKEDEHQYPGHRWGMLIDLNRCNGCGACTLACQVENNIPYVGRREVLMGREMHWIRVDRYFSGDPSNPDSLYQPMLCHHCGHAPCETVCPVLATVHNDEGLNLQVYNRCVGTRYCSNNCPYKVRRFNYFEFSKEAYGEKPLNFTLNPEVTVREKGVMEKCTFCVQRIREARYRAKERGTPVRDGEVVPACVQTCPTGALTFGDVNNPESRISKLLAEPRAFRALEELNTRPQVSYLTLVRNRAPRNNTSESHQHG
- the nrfD gene encoding polysulfide reductase NrfD — its product is MKAISMDETTQISPDAAEKITSPGWLPESMGMARVTEDVQRPMDARPGLFWAMLLFAAMSLAGMMFLTVGWQLHKGLGILGINHPVMWGSYITNFVFWVGIGHAGTLISAILLLFRQRWRNQINRTAEAMTIFAVMTAGLFPLLHVGRTWVAYWLIPYPNHRELWVNFRSPLIWDVFAVSTYFAVSAMFWFQGLIPDFATLRDRAVNKIKKFVFGVLALGWSGSSRDWNNYERAYWQFAWLATPLVLSVHSVVSFDFATALLPGWHATIFPPYFVAGAIFSGMAMVVTLLVLMRRAYHLEDYISLRHLEMMNKVILFTSLLVGYSYAMEFFTAWYSEETYERFVFMNRATGPYWATIWTMLICNVFVPQLFWFRKIRRSLRAMLVISILVNVGMWLERFNIIVTSLSREFLPANWGHYSLTVFDWAVLVGSFGFFFTFFLLFIKFFPAISMSETKMVLLKPGAGGKRADR
- a CDS encoding DUF3341 domain-containing protein; translation: MKAHKLLLGYLDTPERALEAAEKARRAGFSGLDLFSPYPVHGFEAALDLKPSWVPSIAKVMLIAGAGLAFLLQAWTSAVDWPINVGGKPLVSWPAFMPVVFEGAVLLAGLATFMSLMHFLRAWPGKRPAVASRRLTVDRFALAIPAMDEADCERIKDFLKGCGIDEIEIREN
- a CDS encoding cytochrome c; translated protein: MRSKSGKTEHLAVLALLLLVSGCFRERTQREWEYMPDMYRSAAIKAQEADPDGASLMRMPPEGAVPRETEIYWPAAADTLAAYAMVNPLPDSKAVLETGKKYFNIYCIVCHGPRGAGDGPVIPKMPPPPPLTSDKVCAWPDGRIHHVIVHGQGNMPSYRSTVDAPTRWAIIRYLRVIQRAEHPLPGDEALLAADSSAVQK
- a CDS encoding cytochrome c, producing MSEWLKKLLPLAYLAMLLIAIYAVYTSFGSGLKRGEFTGKYYPPDTLKPGAALKPKDEVFLVDLLEPTPEMLSSGKQLFQQNCVSCHGSEGKGNGPKAAGLNPPPRNFTAEKFKNGAASLQIYNTLGTGVPGSSMASFSFLSVRERMDLAHYVRTFVPNPPSNPQELVDQLPKPSGAGAATAAAPSAANADSAKKPEKIKPLPLGLAESQILKEAAEKAGEETRVEVRTIESRLWAERCAVCHGESGQGRAYALRVPNTGLIYVRTKPLSAYHGPALDSPEALARFLAAGVPGLPGHRFSALGQAAATELLDGIRQSQTH
- the coxB gene encoding cytochrome c oxidase subunit II — protein: MKQRLFILSTALLAALACAGAHPGDITNWLQAPASTTAVEVRHSFFLTLILIAPFLLAAEGLLLFVIFRFRAKPGREPAKFHENTRLEIAWTVAPALVLIVIAVSTYKLIESINYSPASDIQVEVTGQRFFWKYTYPEYGLTISDEPLVVPENKVVTLLGTSVDVIHSWWVPALGIKKDVLPGRITEAWFKARRGTYKGQCAELCGPLHAEMLIDVKVVSEDEFKSWIRSKQAELAVPSAAAPADSSAAKPADSTGTATGRQ